A region of Candidatus Omnitrophota bacterium DNA encodes the following proteins:
- a CDS encoding ribose-phosphate pyrophosphokinase, with the protein MRDKLTVFSGNASKDLAEGIAKYLKLTLGRVNAGRFSDGEISIKIEENVREKDIFVIQSIYPPADNLMELLILIDALSRSSAQRITAVVPYYGYARQDRKDRPRVPITAKLVADLLSVAGADRVLTIDLHAGQIQGFFDIPVDNLYAVNILLEHFRNLNLDNLVVVSPDVGGIKMARAYSKRLSASLAIVDKRRINDRQAEVMNILGEVKGKNVIIVDDIVSTAGTITEAVRGLKNRGAKNIYCAVTHSVLSGPAIERIDKADINEFVVTDTIPAQGERSHPKIKVLSVAPLLGEAIKRIHNGESVSSLFT; encoded by the coding sequence ATATTTAAAATTAACATTAGGCAGGGTCAACGCGGGTAGGTTTAGCGACGGCGAGATATCGATAAAAATAGAAGAGAATGTCAGGGAAAAGGATATATTTGTAATCCAGTCCATTTATCCGCCGGCAGATAATTTAATGGAACTGCTTATTTTGATCGACGCGCTTTCCCGTTCTTCTGCTCAACGGATAACAGCGGTAGTGCCTTATTACGGATATGCCCGGCAGGATAGAAAAGACAGGCCCCGGGTTCCGATAACCGCTAAATTAGTGGCTGATCTTTTAAGCGTAGCCGGCGCCGACAGGGTCCTTACCATAGACCTGCATGCCGGGCAGATCCAGGGATTTTTTGATATCCCGGTGGATAATCTTTACGCGGTTAATATACTGCTTGAGCATTTTCGGAATCTCAATTTAGATAATTTAGTAGTTGTTTCTCCGGATGTCGGCGGAATAAAAATGGCCCGGGCATATTCTAAAAGGCTTTCGGCATCTTTAGCCATAGTTGATAAGCGCCGGATAAACGATCGACAGGCAGAAGTTATGAATATTTTAGGAGAGGTAAAAGGTAAAAACGTAATTATAGTCGATGATATTGTATCTACCGCTGGAACCATAACCGAGGCTGTCCGCGGGCTTAAAAACAGAGGCGCAAAAAACATCTATTGCGCTGTTACCCATTCGGTGCTGAGCGGCCCGGCCATTGAGCGGATAGACAAGGCGGATATCAATGAGTTTGTGGTTACCGATACTATTCCGGCGCAGGGTGAAAGAAGCCATCCTAAAATAAAGGTTCTTTCAGTAGCGCCTTTATTAGGAGAAGCCATCAAGCGCATTCATAATGGAGAAAGCGTCAGTTCTTTATTCACGTAA